One window of the Anoplolepis gracilipes chromosome 9, ASM4749672v1, whole genome shotgun sequence genome contains the following:
- the LOC140669833 gene encoding ataxin-10: MTHINSQKLRIIIKEKNWDQLIENVKPKYFARQESEMLPDASILAQICQILVSETTLDVVKILCLKCLGNSCLDTYKYKQHTLENIESDEYNKNLYNELAKSEHKQDCDYPHDSHFPYDGVIKWTVNYIKTHESTDCLTDSELDIFRLSIQFLSNLFTYAYLSVTSADNNALRCLDCDNLKQAILNSTQSDHKPLVSAACIYVHNALKELHYNYFANNEKDLYLHLLKPINEGFTSAKDALLRLLQRSNSFENIYSNMSISEKLDLLEIIYNELWESWQSDHNTVLTDDQAEFLALTFCKNSDLILKTVDTYVDSIEPTEVVLILNILGLLTTQYKFAKNARPLLINCKYLLMSLHMVGKEGDNYFTPITNLSQVAPNARERTIDINSVKYDAEPTITKCDLQDHPAYGFKAGLIQVIANMVYKNKMCQDLFREIDGIPLLLDCCNIDARNPLILQWTIFALRNLCEGNPENQDIIRNCKKEGVPDNPMLQEMGLTLHEDADGNSIRIAPLRRDRKI, encoded by the exons atgacacatattaattcgcaaaaattaagaataattataaaggaaaaaaattgggatcaattaatagaaaatgtcAAACCAAAATATTTTGCCAGACAAGAGTCAGa gATGTTGCCTGATGCAAGTATTTTAGCACAGATATGTCAGATACTTGTAAGCGAAACCACTCTGGATGtggttaaaattttatgtttgaaaTGTCTAGGTAACTCTTGCCTCGACACCTACAAATATAAACAACACACGTTGGAAAATATAGAATCCGATGaatacaacaaaaatttatataatgaattagCTAAGAGTGAACACAAACAGGATTGTGACTATCCACATGATTCTCATTTTCCTTATGATGGAGTTATAAAGTGgactgtaaattatattaaaactcaCGAGTCCACAGATTGTTTGACTGACAGTGAACTAGATATCTTTAGGCTTAgcattcaatttttatctaatttatttacatatgcatatttaaGTGTAACATCTGCAGACAACAATGCACTAAGGTGTTTAGACtgtgataatttaaaacaagctATTCT gaaTAGCACGCAATCTGATCACAAACCTCTTGTAAGCGCAGCATGCATTTATGTACACAATGCGTTAAAAGAAttacattacaattattttgcaaataatgaaaaagatcTATATTTGCACTTATTAAAACCTATTAATGAAGGTTTTACATCTGCAAAGGATGCGTTATTGCGCCTATTACAGCGATCAAATTCatttgagaatatatatagtaatatgtcCATTAGTGAAAAGTTAGATTTAttggaaattatttacaatgaacTCTGGGAGTCTTGGCAATCTGATCACAATACAGTGCTCACAGATGACCAGGCTGAGTTTCTAGCGCTAACGTTTTGTAAGAATAGTGATCTCATTTTAAAAACTGTAGACACATATGTGGACAGCATAGAACCTACAGAAGTTGTTCTTATTCTTAACATTTTGGGGCTTCTTACTACGCAATACAAGTTTGCAAAAAATGCCAGGCCGTTGCTTATTAATTGCAAAT ATCTCTTGATGTCTTTACACATGGTGGGAAAGGAaggagataattattttaccccAATAACGAATTTAAGTCAAGTGGCACCAAATGCTCGAGAAAGaacaattgatataaattcgGTAAAATATGATGCTGAACCAACGATAACCAAGTGCGATCTGCAAGATCATCCTGCATATGGTTTTAAAGCAGGATTAATACAAGTTATTGCAAATATGgtatacaaaaacaaaatgtgTCAAGATCTC TTTCGCGAAATAGACGGAATTCCATTACTTTTAGATTGCTGCAACATAGACGCGAGGAATCCAC TTATATTGCAATGGACCATCTTTGCTTTGAGAAATCTGTGTGAAGGAAACCCTGAGAATCAAGATATCATTCGAAATTGTAAAAAGGAGGGTGTGCCGGATAATCCAATGTTACAAGAGATGGGCTTGACTTTACACGAGGATGCGGATGGGAATTCGATTCGAATCGCTCCATTACGTCGCGATaggaaaatttga
- the Prosalpha5 gene encoding proteasome subunit alpha type-5 isoform X1 has product MFLTRSEYDRGVNTFSPEGRLFQVEYAIEAIKLGSTAIGIATTEGVVLAVEKRITSTLMEPTTVEKIVEIDRHIGCAASGLMADSRTMIDRARVECQNHWFVYNERMTVESTAQAVSNLAIQFGDSDDDGTAMSRPFGVAMLFAGIDEKGPQLYHMDPSGTFVQFDAKAIGSGSEGAQQNLQEVYHKSMTLKEALKAALTILKQVMEEKLNDTNIEVMTMTPGQLFHMFIKAELQELIDFGVTSEEDVTKPTSGNSFPIPQPTVSLNG; this is encoded by the exons ATGTTTCTAACACGTTCAGAATACGATCGTGGAGTAAATACTTTCTCGCCGGAGGGAAGATTATTTCAAGTGGAATATGCTATAGAAGCCATAAAACTTGGCTCTACTGCCATTGGAATTGCAACAACAGAAGGAGTTGTTCTAGCGGTAGAAAAACGCATCACTTCTACTTTAATGGAGCCAACAACTGTAGAAAAGATTGTAGAAATTGATAGACATATAGGATGTGCTGCGTCTGGCTTAATGGCTGATTCGCGAACAATGATCGATAGAGCTCGAGTTGAATGTCAGAATCATTGGTTCGTCTACAACGAAAGAATGACAGTAGAATCGACTGCCCAAGCGGTATCTAATTTAGCTATACAATTTGGAGATAGCGATGACGATGGCACTGCTATGTCTAGACCATTTGGTGTAGCAATGTTATTTGCCGGGATTGACGAGAAAGGTCCACAGTTGTACCATATGGATCCATCCGGGACTTTTGTTCAGTTTGACGCAAAAGCTATAGGATCTGGTAGCGAAGGAGCTCAACAAAACCTTCAAGAAGTATATCAtaag TCTATGACGCTTAAGGAAGCATTGAAAGCTGCGCTAACAATACTAAAACAAGTTATGGAAGAAAAACTGAATGATACCAATATCGAAGTGATGACAATGACTCCTGGacaattatttcatatgtTTATTAAAGCAGAATTACAAGAG TTGATAGACTTTGGTGTCACATCGGAGGAAGATGTCACGAAACCGACAAGCGGTAACTCCTTTCCAATACCTCAGCCTACTGTTTCCCTCAACGGATAA
- the Prosalpha5 gene encoding proteasome subunit alpha type-5 isoform X2, whose amino-acid sequence MFLTRSEYDRGVNTFSPEGRLFQVEYAIEAIKLGSTAIGIATTEGVVLAVEKRITSTLMEPTTVEKIVEIDRHIGCAASGLMADSRTMIDRARVECQNHWFVYNERMTVESTAQAVSNLAIQFGDSDDDGTAMSRPFGVAMLFAGIDEKGPQLYHMDPSGTFVQFDAKAIGSGSEGAQQNLQEVYHKSMTLKEALKAALTILKQVMEEKLNDTNIEVMTMTPGQLFHMFIKAELQEVIKDIA is encoded by the exons ATGTTTCTAACACGTTCAGAATACGATCGTGGAGTAAATACTTTCTCGCCGGAGGGAAGATTATTTCAAGTGGAATATGCTATAGAAGCCATAAAACTTGGCTCTACTGCCATTGGAATTGCAACAACAGAAGGAGTTGTTCTAGCGGTAGAAAAACGCATCACTTCTACTTTAATGGAGCCAACAACTGTAGAAAAGATTGTAGAAATTGATAGACATATAGGATGTGCTGCGTCTGGCTTAATGGCTGATTCGCGAACAATGATCGATAGAGCTCGAGTTGAATGTCAGAATCATTGGTTCGTCTACAACGAAAGAATGACAGTAGAATCGACTGCCCAAGCGGTATCTAATTTAGCTATACAATTTGGAGATAGCGATGACGATGGCACTGCTATGTCTAGACCATTTGGTGTAGCAATGTTATTTGCCGGGATTGACGAGAAAGGTCCACAGTTGTACCATATGGATCCATCCGGGACTTTTGTTCAGTTTGACGCAAAAGCTATAGGATCTGGTAGCGAAGGAGCTCAACAAAACCTTCAAGAAGTATATCAtaag TCTATGACGCTTAAGGAAGCATTGAAAGCTGCGCTAACAATACTAAAACAAGTTATGGAAGAAAAACTGAATGATACCAATATCGAAGTGATGACAATGACTCCTGGacaattatttcatatgtTTATTAAAGCAGAATTACAAGAGGTGATTAAAGATATtgcttaa
- the Vajk4 gene encoding uncharacterized protein Vajk4 yields MNIKIAIILVAVATQVACSRESSEASDKKSDNVQAESTDKKTEKRGLVHSFGDLGGGGADLHGGGGGGGGGGGESYDHHEPVKAVTVVKKVPVPYEVTKHVPYLVEKHVPYEVKVNVPQPYTVEKHVPYPVKVFVKVPVHVPQPYTVEKKVPYEVKVPVDKPYEVKVYVPQPYTVEKHIPVPVKVPVPQPYTVEKHVPFPVKVKVPVPQPYPVEKPVPYEVKVPVDKPYPVHVPKPYPVTIEKPYPVPVEKPVPYEVKVPVDKPYPVPVPKPYPVPIKVPVPQPYHVHKPVPVPVEKPVPVPIKVPVDKPYIVEKEVAVPVEKEIPVPVKVPVAVPVHVPKHDDYGGGGGDFGGGYGGGYGGGYGGGYGGGDGGGYDFHSGGGGDGGGGYESYHG; encoded by the exons atgaatattaag ATTGCCATCATTTTGGTGGCAGTGGCCACTCAAGTTGCATGCTCGAGGGAATCGAGCGAGGCGAGTGACAAAAAGTCAGATAATGTCCAGGCGGAATCAACGGACAAAAAGACGGAAAAACGCGGGCTAGTTCACAGTTTTGGTGACTTGGGCGGCGGCGGTGCCGATCTGCACGGTGGCGGAGGCGGTGGAGGCGGTGGAGGCGGTGAAAGCTATGATCATCACGAGCCTGTGAAGGCAGTGACGGTTGTAAAGAAAGTGCCGGTACCGTACGAAGTAACGAAGCACGTGCCTTACCTGGTGGAAAAGCACGTGCCGTACGAGGTGAAGGTCAACGTGCCGCAACCCTACACCGTCGAGAAACACGTGCCCTACCCGGTGAAGGTGTTCGTCAAGGTACCAGTACACGTGCCGCAGCCGTACACCGTCGAGAAGAAGGTGCCGTACGAGGTAAAGGTACCCGTCGACAAGCCCTACGAGGTCAAGGTATATGTGCCACAGCCCTACACCGTGGAGAAGCACATACCGGTGCCGGTGAAGGTGCCAGTACCGCAACCCTACACGGTCGAGAAACACGTGCCCTTCCCGGTGAAGGTAAAGGTGCCGGTGCCGCAGCCGTATCCGGTAGAGAAACCGGTGCCCTACGAGGTGAAGGTACCAGTGGACAAACCGTATCCGGTCCACGTGCCGAAACCGTATCCGGTCACCATTGAAAAGCCGTATCCGGTGCCAGTGGAGAAGCCGGTACCGTACGAAGTGAAGGTACCGGTCGACAAGCCGTATCCGGTCCCGGTACCGAAACCATATCCAGTTCCGATAAAGGTGCCGGTCCCGCAGCCCTACCACGTGCACAAACCGGTGCCAGTGCCGGTGGAGAAGCCGGTCCCGGTACCGATCAAGGTGCCAGTAGACAAACCGTACATAGTCGAGAAAGAGGTGGCAGTTCCGGTCGAGAAGGAAATACCGGTACCGGTTAAGGTTCCGGTGGCCGTGCCAGTGCACGTACCGAAGCACGATGACTatggcggcggcggtggcgatTTCGGCGGTGGTTACGGAGGTGGTTACGGAGGTGGTTACGGAGGTGGTTACGGCGGAGGTGACGGAGGCGGATACGACTTTCACtccggcggcggcggcgacggcggcggcggttaCGAATCGTATCACGGTTGA